The sequence GGCTACAACGTGCAGGTCTTCCGCGAGCCGCACGGCGTCACCGGCCACATCATCCCGTGGAACTACCCGGCGCAGATGTTCGGCCGCTCGATCGCCCCGGCGCTGGCCATGGGCAATGCCACCGTTCTGAAGCCGGCCGAGGATGCCTGCCTGACGGCGCTGCGCATCGGCGAGCTGGCGATGGAGGTCGGCTTCCCGGCCGGAGCCATCAACATCGTCACCGGCCGCGGCGAGGTCGCCGGCAAGGCCCTGTCCGAGCACCGCCAGGTCGACTTCCTGTCCTTCACCGGCTCGCCGGAAGTCGGCGTGCTGATCCAGACGGCAGCGGCGCGCAACTTCATCGGTTGCACGCTGGAGCTCGGCGGCAAGTCGCCGCAGATCATCTTCGACGATGCCGATCTCGACGCGGTCTATCCGGTGCTGGTCAACGCCATCATCCAGAACGGCGGCCAGACCTGCTCGGCCGGCTCGCGCGTGCTGCTGCAGCGCGGCATCTACGACAAGGTGATGGCCGAGCTGAAGACCCGCTTCGAGGCGGTCGCGGCCTCCGATTCCGGCGAGGATGCCGTGCTCGGACCGCTGATCTCCGCACGCCAGAAGAAGCGGGTGGAGACCTATATCGCCGAGGCCGATGCGCCGCTGGTCGCCCGCGGCACGGTGGCCAAGGGCTCGCCGGAAGGCGGCTACTACGTCGCCGCGGCCCTGTTCGGCCCCTGCGACCCGAACTCGAAGATCGCCCAGGAGGAAGTGTTCGGCCCCGTGCTGTGCGCCATTCCCTTCGAGGACGAGGCGGACGCGATCCGCATCGCCAACGGCACCGAATACGGCCTTGTCGCCGGCATCTGGACCCGCGACGGCGGCCGCCAGCAGCGCATGGCCAAGGCGATGCATTGCGGCCAGGTCTTCATCAACGGCTACGGCGCGGGCGGCGGCATCGAACTGCCCTTCGGCGGCATCCGCAAGTCCGGCCACGGCCGCGAGAAGGGCTTCGCGGCGCTGCACGAGTTCTCCCACATCAAGACCGTCGTCCACAATCACGGCTGAGGACAGCAAAGACATGCGACTTCAAGGAAAGACCACTCTCGTCACGGGCGCTGCCTCCGGCTTCGGCAAGGGCATCGCCGAGACCTATGTGCGCGAAGGCGCCAAGGTGGCGATCGTCGACCTGAACGAGGACGGCGCCAAGGCCGTGGCCGCCGAGCTCGGCGATGCAGCCATCGCCATCAAGTGCGACGTCTCCAAGGCCGAGGACGTGGCGGCGGCCGTGGCGAAGACCTGCGATGCCTTCGGCTCGCTCGACATCGTCGTCAACAATGCCGGCTGGACCAACCCGAACCGTCCGCTGATGGAGACGGACGAGGCGACCTTCCGCAAGATCTACGACATCAACGTGCTGTCGATCTTCCACATGACCAAGACCTGCGTGCCGGTGTGGCGCGAGCAGGGCGCCGGCGTGATGATCAATGTCGGCTCGACCGCCGGCATCCGTCCGCGCCCGGGCCTGACCTGGTACAACTCGTCGAAGGGCGCGGTGAACCTGATGACCCGCAGCCTTGCCGTCGAGCTGGCGCCCGACAAGATCCGCGTCAACGGCATCGCCCCGGTGATGGGCGTCACCGGCCTGCTGGAGCAGTTCATGGGCATGCCGGACACGCCGGAGAACCGGGCGAAGTTCCTGGCGACCATCCCGCTCGGCCGCCTGTCGCAGCCGCGCGACATCGCCAATGCCGCGCTCTACCTCGCCTCGGACGAAGCCGACTTCATCACCGGCGTCATCCTCGAGGTCGATGGCGGCCGCACCATCTGAACAAAAGGCAGCCCGGGGTCCCCTGCCCCAACCACTGAAAACGCCCGTGCCGATGGCACGGGCGTCTTTTTTTGCGCAAGTCCCGAGGGACAGCCGGCCGGATCAGCCGGCGGCGGAACTCGCCCGCGCCAGGATCTGCCGGGCCTTGATGATCACCGGCGCATCGACCATCGCGCCGTCGACGGCGACTGCCGCAGCGCCCCCTTCCACGGCCGCAAGCACCCGCTGCGCCCACTCGCACTCGGCCTCAGACGGCGCGAAACCCCGCCGCGCCGGGGCGATCTGCGCCGGATGGATGATCAGCTTGCCGGCAAATCCCATTTCCACCGCATGGCGGCAGTCGGAGGTGATCAGGTCCTCGTCCTTGAGCGCGGTCGTCACCCCGTCGATGGGGCCGGACTGGCCGGCAAGGCGCGCGGCCATCGCCAGCGCGAAGCGGGCCGGGCGCAGCACCTCGCGCTCATGCGCCATGCCGAGATCGGCGGCAAGATCGATGGAGCCGAAGGCCATCCGGGCGCTGGCGCCGGCGACCTCACCCGCATTGGCAAGGCCGCGGGCGCTTTCCACCAGGGCGATCACCGGCAGGCCGGTGGCCTCCGCAACGCCGGCGCAATCGGCCGCCGTCTCCGCCTTGGGCAGGACGACGCCGGCAAGGCCGGCAATGCCGGCGCAGGCGGCAAGGTCCGCCGCGTGCCAGGGCGTGCCGCTGGCATTGACGCGCACCAGGATGCTCGCCGCGCCGACCAGCGGGGCCAGCGCCTCGGCGAGACCGGCGCGCGCGGCCTCCTTGGCGTCCGGCGCCACCGCGTCCTCCAGATCGACGAAAACCGCATCGGCGCCAGCGGCGACCGCCTTGGCGAAACGCTCCGGCCGGTCGCCGGGCACGAAGAGCGGCAGGGTGATGCGGTCGACCTTCTCGGTCGTCTCGTTGGGATGTGTCATGATGGGGTCCGCCAGATGGGTTGGTCAGAAGTGCAGGCGCCCAAAAGAACCCGAGCGGCGCCCGCGTGCCAATAGCGAATTGCGCCCGCCCTCATTGATTGCGGCTATGGCGGAGGCGGGCGGCAGAGCCAGAATGAGTGCCGGGGCATAGATTGCGGCAATAGCTGCGGGCGCTCCCCTCTATTACTCCCGATGCCCCGCTTCGGGCATACTGGCGCC comes from Stappia sp. 28M-7 and encodes:
- a CDS encoding CoA ester lyase, coding for MTHPNETTEKVDRITLPLFVPGDRPERFAKAVAAGADAVFVDLEDAVAPDAKEAARAGLAEALAPLVGAASILVRVNASGTPWHAADLAACAGIAGLAGVVLPKAETAADCAGVAEATGLPVIALVESARGLANAGEVAGASARMAFGSIDLAADLGMAHEREVLRPARFALAMAARLAGQSGPIDGVTTALKDEDLITSDCRHAVEMGFAGKLIIHPAQIAPARRGFAPSEAECEWAQRVLAAVEGGAAAVAVDGAMVDAPVIIKARQILARASSAAG
- a CDS encoding aldehyde dehydrogenase family protein, with product MTATNAPLPRALNLIDGTWVPAASGKEMDVRSPIDGEVFTKIADSGPEDVDAAVMAARAAFDGGPWSKLTAAERGRLMVRLGNRILEEAEALARLETMDNGKPIKQSRADMIATARYFEYYGGAADKVHGEVIPFLNGYNVQVFREPHGVTGHIIPWNYPAQMFGRSIAPALAMGNATVLKPAEDACLTALRIGELAMEVGFPAGAINIVTGRGEVAGKALSEHRQVDFLSFTGSPEVGVLIQTAAARNFIGCTLELGGKSPQIIFDDADLDAVYPVLVNAIIQNGGQTCSAGSRVLLQRGIYDKVMAELKTRFEAVAASDSGEDAVLGPLISARQKKRVETYIAEADAPLVARGTVAKGSPEGGYYVAAALFGPCDPNSKIAQEEVFGPVLCAIPFEDEADAIRIANGTEYGLVAGIWTRDGGRQQRMAKAMHCGQVFINGYGAGGGIELPFGGIRKSGHGREKGFAALHEFSHIKTVVHNHG
- a CDS encoding SDR family oxidoreductase, yielding MRLQGKTTLVTGAASGFGKGIAETYVREGAKVAIVDLNEDGAKAVAAELGDAAIAIKCDVSKAEDVAAAVAKTCDAFGSLDIVVNNAGWTNPNRPLMETDEATFRKIYDINVLSIFHMTKTCVPVWREQGAGVMINVGSTAGIRPRPGLTWYNSSKGAVNLMTRSLAVELAPDKIRVNGIAPVMGVTGLLEQFMGMPDTPENRAKFLATIPLGRLSQPRDIANAALYLASDEADFITGVILEVDGGRTI